The stretch of DNA tcacattttgaggtatagccggggccttattgccggcatggtcatgttggtcttttgtatcattagaagctccgtagacgtttatgtggttCGTGTATGGGTATCAGAGTGGTCACTGCACTaagttgtattttgggaacttaactatggcataatatatataatgaaaaatggactagcaacgtttatttatttatataactgatctctcccctgtttaacaaatggtgatgcgtttcctttttggattatgaatgagtcgggtagggaaggtctagtaggcttgctcgaccgggttcactcggttgaatgCCGGTCACGCtacccgaggttggggcatgacaaacttggtatcagagcctaaggttttaaagtgtcctaggatgtctcggagccgtgtctagtagagcccttcttatcggtgtgttgtcgaccacatctataattagggggctacttgtacatttaggaataatacccttcattgttgttctatatcgtgcgatagagcggaaTATAAGGTTgttctcctctaactcgtgcattgttctaactttcagtaaatgacacttaagaagagagcaagaattgGCCATGAAGCAAATGCTATACCAGGAGTGGTtgttgatcccttacttgataatgcaggtgaggataatccccctactatcacactgcctAATTTGTCTACTCCAGAACagactaccccagttcctacacccGCGGAGGATGCCACAACCCCTCCCACCGATACacctgttccacctccagccccagctcctGGTCCTGGTATTTCCAATGGGGATCTTAGAGGATCTATTCAGATGTTGACTCAGTTAGTAGTTTCCTAGTCTcaaaggtcaaatgttgcacccacctcaTTTAGCTTGCAAGGAGATCCTTCCGGTTCCAGGGTAAACaagttccttcagttagaccctccagtgttcacaggtactgatcccggggcagaccctcaggatttcattgatgagatgcataagactctccaagTTATGCGTTctactgagacagagggagtagagttggcctcatattatttgaaaggggtggcatattcctggtttgagatgtgggaggattcccgtgaggaggggagccctccggtgaGAAGGAGTGAGTTtgcggatgccttcatagaccaaTTCTTAcatgccgagactaaggcagcccgtgttgtggagtttgagacccttaaacagggtCGTAAGAATGTGTGAGAGTATCACATAGAGTTTGTGCGCCTGTTGAAGTATGCTGTTCacatgatgccgactatggaggcaagagtgcgtcgatttgtgcagggccttagccctttgttTATTAACGAGACTGCCACAGCTACTCTAAATTCcgacatgaactatggaaagatggtggcattttcccaAGCTACAGAGGTTTGGAAAttaaagctcaggatggaacgATCAGCGGGCAATCTTGGGGATtcattcggaggtgggagatcaACTTTTTGGGGAGGATCATCAAGGCTGTtccagtcttatgctcagtcttcagctagttcCCCGCCATTAGGGCACGGTAAGCAGCAGAGGAGTCTctttaggcccggtcagggcaAAAGGGGGTCCCgccatcagggccgatcaggagggagattccagcagcagcggaggcccccatgccctaggtgtgggaggatacatttgggagtctgctacctggacatgTTAGTATGTTACGGATGTAGAATGAGaggccatattcagagggagtgttgtgcatcccgtcagggtgcaggcaggggcacAACTTAATCACCCGGTCctacagctgctacatcttcaacacaccctccagctcgaggctcttCAGCAACCGCAGGGCATGGTacaactaggggtggtgcacagagttcggggGGACCCAGCCAATTTATGCTATAAGTGGTCGACAGAGTGCGAGGCTTCCccagatgtcgtcacaggtatattgactgttcaatctcatgatgtgtatgcccttattgatcccaaatttgctttttcctatgttactccttatgttgctacgagctttgggatagaaccggaacaacttcatgagccatTCTATGTATCTACCccagttggcgagtctattacggccgcacgagtttatagagattgtgttgtcacggtgcgtggtcgcgATGCCATGGCTAATCTCATTGAGCTGGGGATGATTGATTTtaatgtaataatgggaatggactggctctattcatgttttgccaaactcgacCGCTGGACCAGAATTATGAGGtttgagtttcctaacgagccaactgttgagtgggaggggaataatgttatggcaaaaggtaggtttatttcttaccttaaagccacaaagatgatcatgaaggggtatatttatcatttggtccgagttacggataCCACTACTaaggtgcctacccttgaatctgtaccaattgtgaatAAATTCCCCGATGTCTTTctggatgagctccctggaattcctccagacagggagattgattttgggattgatatgatgccaggcacgcagcctatatccattccaccttatagaatggcgctgacagaattaaaagagctaaaggaacaactaagggatttgctagagaaagatttcatccgaccgagtgtgtcgccttggggcgcaccggttctctttgtcagaaagaaagatggatatctgcggatgtgtattgattaccggcaaaTCAACAAAGTcataatcaaaaacaaatacccattgcctagaatagatgatttgtttgaccaattacaaggtgctaagttcttctccaaaattgatttgcggtccgggtaccatcaattgaaggtatgggagcaggatattccgaaaacagctttcagaacccggtatgggcactttgaatttttggtaatgtctttcggctaacaaatgccccgacagctttcatggatcttatgaattgagtCTTCAGGccgtttcttgactcctttgtgatagtattcattgatgacatccttgtatattcacgaagtcgagaggatcacgccgaccacctcagggcagttttgcagactcttcatcatcaccacttgtatgcaaagttctcgaaatgtgaattttggtttgaATCTattacattcctgggtcatgtcttctccggagaaggaattaaggttgatcctcaaaagactgcggcggtgaaggattggcctagacctactactccaacagagattcgcagtttcttgggtttggccgggtattatagaaggttcgtggaggggttctccactcttgcctctccattgactaaatttacgcagaaggcggttaagttctaGTGGTCctatgcttgtgaaaggagctttgaggaattgaaatcaagattgacttcggcgctggtattgaccctaccagagggtactgGGGAGTTTGCGGTGTATTGCAATGCTTCaaggtcttgggtgtgtattaatgcaacatggtaaggtcatagcatatgcttcaaggcaacttaagaatcatgaaaagaactatccaactcatgattTAGAGCTTGCggtggtggtttttgcattaaaactttggcgtcattatttgtatggagtccatgtagatgtattcacggaccacaagagtcttcaatacattttcaagcagaaggaattgaacctaaggcagagaaggtggcatgaattgctcaaagattatgacatcgacattttatatcatccggggaaagctaatgtggtagcgGATGCTCTAagtcagaaatctatgggtagtttggctcacttggaggcatgtcaaaggccctttgcccgggaggttcaccagttggccggTTTGGGAGATcatcttacggactctagtgaagggggagtgattgtgcgaaatagggcggaatcatcgcttgtgacggaggtcaaggaAAAGCAATACAGTGATCCAGTGTTGCTGCagctgaaggaagggattcatTAACATAAGACTACGACTTTTTCTCTtgacatggatgatggtacattacggtaccaagggcggttatgtgttccaaatgtagatggtcttcgggaaagaatcatggcagaagctcatacttctagatattccatGCACCCAAGTTCtatgaaaatgtatcatgatctcaaggaagtttacaggtggaatgacatgaagagggacgtggcggactttgtggcaaaatgttcaaactgcTAACAGGtgaaggtcgagcatcaaaggcccagtgggttagcacagagtatagaaattccaatgtggaaatggaaaatgatcaatatggattttgtggtagggtttccacgcactccgcgtaagtttgactcaatttgggtgatcgtggatcgactcacaaaatcagctcacttcttaccagttaaatccaccgacactgcggaacagtatgctcaattgtatattaAGGAAATAGCAAGGTTTCGTGGCACTtaaatttccatcatttctgatcgaggggcccaattcacaactaatttctggaagaaatttcagcaaggtttgggtacacaggtaaatcttagcatggCTTTCCATctacagactgacgggcaagcagagcggactattcagatgcttgaggacatgttgtgtgcgtgtgtgcttgacttcaagggtagctgggatgatcatttgccgctcatagaatttgcttataacaacagcttccatgccagtattcagatggcgccgtttgaggccttgtatggtagaagatgtagatcgccgattgggtggttcgaaattggagaagctgaactaataggaccagaccttgtgcatcaggccatggaaaaggttaagattatAAAAGAGCGGTTTAGAATTGCTCAGAGtagtcaaaaatcctattcggatgttcgtcgtagaggcttagagttcaaggaagatgattgggtgttcttgaaggtatctcccatgaaggggatcatgcggtttggaaagaaagggaaattgagtccgaagtATTTCGGGTCGTATAGAATCATTCAAGGGATAGGTCTTGTgacatacaagcttgagctaccacctgagatgtcattagtgcacccggtattccatgtgtctatgttgaagaaggtagttggagattcgTCCGCTATTGTgtcggttgagaccatcgaggttagtaaggaactgtcatatgaagagattccggttGTAATCCTTGACagacaggttcaaaagttgaggaacAAACAAATTGCATCTGTAAaggtattatggcgaaaccagcaagtcgaagaagctacttgggaagtagagaatgaaatgaaagaaaagtaccctcatttatttgaatagccatgtaatagctctataaagtccccccccccccccccaaccccaaAAGTTTGGGtcacttgttcggctaatataaagacactcctttctagctatatgtcccccatgaggctttggttggtgttattttgcattttgttgtGTCACTTAATTCTATATATATTGCTAAAGACTGCttcgggggctctctgacagggggctaggcctaaatacaaaggaaactctggcgaaattttcagaaaattaagaagttaggcaaatttggggctgatagtatgtggcataactgaaactgtgttaagtgaaccttgatcctcattcgaggacgaatgatcctaagtgggggaggatgtaaggacccgtaaaaatatAAACCAAAAACtcagggtttcgtggtgccaagatagattcctgcgttcggactttttggactgAACAGTACCTTTCgaacttagaggaaaatgttttgCAGAAGAAAgcgtttctgcggcccattatgcggccgcataatcactctgcggaccgcataatggccgcagagtgaagtagaaagtttggccaatttgaggtcagtttttcaatcgattatgcgaccgcataatcgatatgcgtaCTAAGATTGGTATTTTccttatatactagtactattcgacagtactaacgtcccttttgccgggggcgctacatatttgaatggatgtaggtggttccatcaaAGATAGCgttgatcgcagatagtggtgctctccctcacactcatcacaaCAGTCTTTGTGAGCCCCATCTcctcctggggtcatgtagtccttcttttgtagaagttttcacattttgaggtatagccggggccttgttaccggtaTGGTCATGTTGGTCTTTTGTATCATTAGAGGTTCCGTAGATGTTTATGTGGGTCCTGTATGGGTATCAGAGTGGTCACTAGACTaagttgtattttgggaacttaactatggcataatgtatataatgaaaattggactagcaacgtttatttatttatataactgatctctcccatGTTTAACAAATGGTGATGCGTTTCCTTTTttgattatgaatgagtcgggtagggaaGGTCTAATAGgtttgctcgaccgggttcactcagttgagcatcggtcgcgctccccgaggttggggcgtgacacttggTATAAGTGtataaggttttaaagtgtcctaggatgtctcggagccgtgtctagtagagtctacTCTAGTAggtgtgttatcgaccacatctataatgaggaggctacatggacatttaggaattatcacacttctttgatactccagattaAGGCTGGCAAGTAGGCCGATCCAGGCCCGGAACctgcccgggaccgcgggccaaacgaaCCAAACGGTCGAAACGGGCCAGGACCATTTGgcccggttttagcgggcc from Nicotiana tomentosiformis chromosome 11, ASM39032v3, whole genome shotgun sequence encodes:
- the LOC138901304 gene encoding uncharacterized protein, which translates into the protein MEKVKIIKERFRIAQSSQKSYSDVRRRGLEFKEDDWVFLKVSPMKGIMRFGKKGKLSPKYFGSYRIIQGIGLVTYKLELPPEMSLVHPVFHVSMLKKVVGDSSAIVSVETIEVSKELSYEEIPVVILDRQVQKLRNKQIASVKVLWRNQQVEEATWEVENEMKEKYPHLFE